One window of the Halobacillus litoralis genome contains the following:
- a CDS encoding ABC transporter permease, protein MWAIARTELKKNIQDKGLWFWTFVLPIVFIVGFVTVFSGDESTSQQEIVTQIIPGYTIMFAFFIMISMVIAFVKDRERGMVARIASTPVPIKNYFLGKWLPFMIIVLIQITVLFGFGIVVYDLPMGDPLALILLSIMLAFIVTGWGMAMAVLVKTENMGIALTQVIALGGALLGGLWMPIEIMPDLVQNLSKALPQYWALDGYKEILLEDGVIGDVWLHSLFLFAAGGIGGLIAYFAYPRFLRQSRS, encoded by the coding sequence GAATTGAAAAAGAATATACAGGATAAAGGGTTATGGTTTTGGACATTTGTGTTGCCGATCGTTTTCATTGTAGGTTTTGTTACAGTTTTTTCTGGGGATGAGAGTACCAGCCAACAGGAAATCGTCACACAAATCATACCCGGATATACGATCATGTTCGCTTTCTTCATTATGATCTCGATGGTCATCGCCTTTGTGAAAGACCGGGAACGAGGAATGGTCGCACGTATAGCCAGCACCCCTGTTCCAATTAAAAATTACTTCCTGGGGAAATGGCTGCCGTTCATGATCATCGTGTTGATTCAGATTACGGTTCTATTTGGTTTTGGAATCGTGGTATATGATCTTCCGATGGGTGACCCCTTAGCACTCATCCTGTTATCAATCATGCTAGCTTTCATTGTAACGGGGTGGGGGATGGCCATGGCCGTCCTTGTCAAAACAGAAAACATGGGAATCGCACTTACGCAAGTCATCGCTTTAGGAGGGGCCCTGTTAGGCGGGCTTTGGATGCCAATTGAAATCATGCCGGACCTCGTCCAAAACCTGAGCAAAGCGCTTCCGCAATACTGGGCTTTAGATGGATATAAAGAAATTCTTTTAGAAGATGGAGTAATAGGTGACGTTTGGCTCCACAGCTTGTTTCTCTTTGCAGCAGGAGGCATCGGAGGGCTGATCGCCTACTTTGCCTATCCAAGGTTTTTACGCCAATCAAGAAGTTGA